One stretch of Streptomyces agglomeratus DNA includes these proteins:
- a CDS encoding beta-N-acetylhexosaminidase — protein sequence MSQFRGPLAVAAVSLIVPLVATVAKPAPSAPPASPAEPAAQPKPAAPPASSAPPKRSAPAAKAAPPVKAGPTKAPSAVPSVRQYDAAKGPGWQPQRSTRVVVAPGDNRALGDEGRLLAQELKRGFSAAGAGRAGDIELALKPGGAPESYTLTVRDGRVRVTGADEAGVFYGTRTVKQALAADGRLSEGVVHDKPAKPQRGVMLDTARKHFTADWIEDTVREMGDLKLNQLGLHFSDDQGFRIESDSHPEIVSEQHLTKAEVRRIVKLAASRHITVIPEIDSPGHLGAVMDAHPDLQLRDTRGVATPGAVDIANPKSARIVDDLLSEYADVFPGRYVHLGGDEYAALLKRNPELSYPGLAGEAVRKYGPNAKVQDLATGWLNDRAAALRPHGKILKAWNDGLHAGGVVKSDQDREVEYWTGKEIGARQPQEYLSEGRKVVNANDEYLYYVLGEPNTFTYPTGRRIYESWTPLVLRGTTPVPARYADQILGGRLAIWCDLANAQTQEQVARGIHLPMRALAQKTWDAGTPTLDWEGFKALSQRTG from the coding sequence ATGTCGCAATTCCGGGGGCCGCTGGCCGTAGCCGCGGTCTCCCTGATCGTCCCGCTCGTCGCCACCGTCGCGAAGCCGGCGCCGTCCGCGCCACCGGCGTCGCCCGCCGAACCGGCGGCTCAGCCGAAGCCGGCGGCGCCACCCGCCTCGTCCGCACCGCCGAAGCGGTCGGCGCCCGCCGCGAAGGCCGCGCCGCCTGTGAAGGCGGGACCGACCAAGGCGCCCAGCGCCGTCCCCTCGGTGCGGCAGTACGACGCGGCCAAGGGCCCCGGCTGGCAGCCCCAGCGCTCCACGCGTGTCGTCGTGGCGCCGGGCGACAACCGTGCCCTCGGCGACGAGGGCCGGCTCCTGGCCCAGGAGCTGAAGCGCGGCTTCTCGGCCGCGGGGGCGGGCCGCGCGGGCGACATCGAGCTGGCGCTGAAGCCCGGCGGCGCGCCCGAGTCGTACACCCTCACCGTCCGCGACGGCCGGGTGCGCGTCACGGGCGCCGACGAGGCCGGTGTCTTCTACGGAACCCGCACCGTCAAGCAGGCCCTGGCCGCCGACGGCCGCCTGTCCGAGGGCGTCGTGCACGACAAGCCCGCCAAGCCGCAGCGCGGAGTGATGCTCGACACCGCGCGCAAGCACTTCACCGCCGACTGGATCGAGGACACCGTCCGCGAGATGGGCGACCTCAAGCTCAACCAGCTCGGTCTGCACTTCTCCGACGACCAGGGCTTCCGCATCGAGTCGGACAGCCACCCCGAGATCGTGTCCGAGCAGCACCTCACCAAGGCCGAGGTCCGCCGGATCGTGAAGCTGGCCGCGAGCCGCCACATCACCGTCATCCCGGAGATCGACTCGCCCGGCCACCTCGGCGCGGTCATGGACGCGCACCCGGACCTCCAGCTGCGCGACACGCGCGGTGTGGCGACGCCCGGCGCGGTGGACATCGCCAACCCGAAGTCGGCGCGGATCGTGGACGACCTGCTGAGCGAGTACGCCGACGTCTTCCCCGGCAGGTACGTGCACCTCGGCGGCGACGAGTACGCCGCCCTGCTCAAGCGGAACCCGGAGCTCTCGTACCCGGGCCTCGCCGGCGAGGCGGTCCGCAAGTACGGCCCGAACGCGAAGGTCCAGGACCTCGCCACCGGCTGGCTCAACGACCGCGCGGCGGCCCTGCGCCCGCACGGCAAGATCCTCAAGGCGTGGAACGACGGCCTGCACGCGGGCGGTGTGGTCAAGTCCGACCAGGACCGTGAGGTCGAGTACTGGACCGGCAAGGAGATCGGCGCCCGGCAGCCGCAGGAGTACCTGAGCGAGGGCCGCAAGGTGGTCAACGCCAACGACGAGTACCTCTACTACGTACTCGGCGAGCCCAACACGTTCACCTATCCGACGGGCCGCCGCATCTACGAGTCCTGGACCCCGCTGGTCCTGCGCGGCACAACCCCGGTGCCCGCGCGCTACGCCGACCAGATCCTGGGCGGCCGCCTGGCCATCTGGTGCGACCTGGCGAACGCCCAGACGCAGGAGCAGGTCGCGCGCGGCAT
- a CDS encoding 2-oxo-4-hydroxy-4-carboxy-5-ureidoimidazoline decarboxylase, protein MRPFRPSLPGLVRPTPPRRPPSEELPLSSESPGRTAVPAQCRGPVAAGLDRFNAAPCDAAEAALITCCASLRWARRVAAHRPYPDVDALLAAADEAAYDLSRDEIADALTRESSTGLGEGAPPAALTALRAAHAAYESSFGHAFVICLDGYRPEERLDHVLAGIRSRLGNEAEEERVVAADELRRLARGRLAHLVSDPGKADVCPTNTDLAGHSGCGDRPDSPSVAV, encoded by the coding sequence TTGCGTCCCTTCCGTCCCAGCCTTCCCGGTCTCGTCCGCCCCACCCCTCCCCGCCGGCCCCCTTCCGAGGAGCTCCCGCTGTCCAGCGAATCGCCGGGACGCACGGCCGTACCCGCGCAGTGCCGGGGGCCCGTCGCCGCCGGTCTCGACCGGTTCAACGCCGCGCCCTGCGACGCCGCCGAGGCCGCACTGATCACCTGCTGCGCCAGCCTGCGCTGGGCGCGCCGGGTCGCCGCCCACCGCCCGTACCCGGATGTCGACGCGCTGCTGGCCGCGGCCGACGAGGCGGCGTACGACCTGTCACGGGACGAGATCGCCGACGCGCTGACCAGGGAGTCCTCCACCGGTCTCGGCGAGGGCGCTCCCCCCGCCGCGCTCACGGCGCTGCGCGCGGCCCACGCGGCGTACGAGAGCAGCTTCGGCCACGCCTTCGTGATCTGCCTGGACGGCTACCGGCCCGAGGAGCGGCTCGACCACGTCCTGGCGGGCATCCGGTCACGGCTGGGCAACGAGGCTGAGGAGGAACGGGTGGTCGCCGCCGACGAGCTGCGCCGGCTCGCACGGGGACGGCTCGCCCATCTTGTTTCGGATCCCGGGAAAGCGGATGTTTGTCCGACAAACACCGATCTCGCAGGCCACAGCGGTTGCGGGGACCGCCCCGATAGCCCGTCCGTGGCTGTTTGA
- the sdhC gene encoding succinate dehydrogenase, cytochrome b556 subunit, producing the protein MPAGTLYRGREGMWSWVAHRVTGVLIFFFLFVHVLDTALVRVSPEAYDDVVATYKTPLVALLEYGLVAAILFHALNGLRVVAVDFWSKGTRYQKQMLWAVMGIWIVLMAGALYPVLGHAVREVFGS; encoded by the coding sequence GTGCCGGCTGGAACGCTGTATCGCGGCCGGGAAGGTATGTGGTCCTGGGTGGCTCATCGAGTCACCGGCGTCCTCATTTTCTTCTTCCTGTTCGTGCATGTCCTCGACACCGCTCTCGTCCGCGTCTCTCCCGAGGCATACGACGATGTCGTGGCCACCTACAAGACCCCTCTCGTCGCCCTGCTCGAGTACGGACTTGTCGCCGCCATCCTCTTCCACGCGCTGAACGGCCTGCGGGTCGTCGCCGTGGACTTCTGGTCCAAGGGCACCAGGTACCAGAAGCAGATGCTCTGGGCCGTCATGGGCATCTGGATCGTGCTGATGGCAGGCGCCCTCTACCCCGTGCTCGGCCACGCCGTACGCGAAGTCTTCGGGAGCTGA
- a CDS encoding succinate dehydrogenase hydrophobic membrane anchor subunit encodes MSIETNSAVGPVEGESLYDVDNPAPLIEAPRARTKKTPRSTRTNFELYGWLFMRLSGIVLVVLVLGHLLIQLVLDGGVSKIGFAFVAGRWASPFWQTWDLLMLWLAMLHGANGLRTVINDYAERPNTRFWLKNLLYTATVFTVLLGTLVIFTFDPNIR; translated from the coding sequence ATGTCGATCGAGACCAATTCCGCGGTTGGCCCCGTCGAGGGTGAGAGCCTGTACGACGTCGACAACCCGGCTCCCCTCATCGAGGCCCCCCGCGCTCGTACCAAGAAGACACCCAGGTCGACGCGCACGAACTTCGAGCTGTACGGCTGGCTGTTCATGCGGCTGTCCGGCATCGTGCTGGTCGTCCTCGTCCTCGGCCACCTGCTGATCCAGCTCGTGCTGGACGGCGGCGTGTCCAAGATCGGCTTCGCCTTCGTGGCCGGCCGCTGGGCCTCGCCGTTCTGGCAGACCTGGGACCTGCTCATGCTGTGGCTGGCGATGCTGCACGGCGCCAACGGCCTGCGTACCGTGATCAACGACTACGCGGAGCGGCCGAACACCCGCTTCTGGCTGAAGAACCTGCTGTACACCGCCACGGTGTTCACCGTCCTTCTGGGCACGCTGGTGATCTTCACCTTCGACCCGAACATCCGCTAG
- the sdhA gene encoding succinate dehydrogenase flavoprotein subunit, which produces MKIHKYDTVIVGAGGAGMRAAIESTKRSRTAVLTKLYPTRSHTGAAQGGMAAALANVEEDNWEWHTFDTIKGGDYLVDQDAAEILAKEAIDSVLDLEKMGLPFNRTPDGTIDQRRFGGHSRNHGEAPVRRSCYASDRTGHMILQTLYQNCVKEGVEFFNEFYVLDLLMQEVDGVRKSAGVVAYELATGEIHVFQAKAVIFASGGTGKFFKVTSNAHTLTGDGQAAAYRRGLPLEDMEFFQFHPTGIWRMGILLTEGARGEGGILRNKDGERFMEKYAPVMKDLASRDVVSRSIYTEIREGRGCGPEGDHVFLDLTHLPPEQLDAKLPDITEFARTYLGIEPYTDPIPIQPTAHYAMGGIPTNVRGEVLADNTTVVPGLYAAGEVACVSVHGANRLGTNSLLDINVFGKRAGIAAAEYSAANDYVELPEDPASLVVAQVERLRSNTGAERVHDIRRELQETMDANVMVFRTEQTIKTAVAKIGELRERYLNVSIQDKGKRFNTDLLEAIELGNLLDLAEVMAVSALARKESRGGHYREDFPNRDDVNFMRHTMAYREVGDDGTESIRLDYKPVVQTRYQPMERKY; this is translated from the coding sequence ATGAAGATTCACAAGTACGACACCGTCATCGTCGGCGCCGGTGGCGCGGGCATGCGCGCGGCCATCGAGTCGACGAAGCGCAGCCGCACCGCCGTGCTGACGAAGCTCTACCCCACCCGGTCCCACACGGGCGCCGCGCAGGGCGGCATGGCCGCCGCGCTGGCGAACGTGGAGGAGGACAACTGGGAGTGGCACACCTTCGACACGATCAAGGGCGGCGACTACCTGGTCGACCAGGACGCCGCCGAGATCCTGGCGAAGGAGGCCATCGACTCGGTCCTCGACCTGGAGAAGATGGGCCTGCCGTTCAACCGCACCCCGGACGGCACCATCGACCAGCGCCGCTTCGGCGGTCACTCCCGCAACCACGGCGAGGCCCCGGTCCGCCGGTCCTGCTACGCGTCGGACCGCACCGGCCACATGATCCTCCAGACGCTGTACCAGAACTGCGTCAAGGAGGGCGTGGAGTTCTTCAACGAGTTCTACGTCCTGGACCTGCTGATGCAGGAGGTCGACGGGGTCCGCAAGTCCGCGGGCGTCGTCGCCTACGAGCTGGCGACCGGCGAGATCCACGTCTTCCAGGCGAAGGCCGTCATCTTCGCCTCCGGCGGCACCGGCAAGTTCTTCAAGGTGACGTCGAACGCCCACACCCTGACCGGTGACGGCCAGGCCGCGGCGTACCGTCGCGGGCTGCCGCTGGAGGACATGGAGTTCTTCCAGTTCCACCCGACGGGCATCTGGCGCATGGGCATCCTGCTGACGGAGGGCGCCCGCGGTGAGGGCGGCATCCTCCGCAACAAGGACGGCGAGCGCTTCATGGAGAAGTACGCGCCGGTCATGAAGGACCTCGCGTCCCGTGACGTCGTCTCGCGCTCCATCTACACGGAGATCCGTGAGGGCCGCGGCTGCGGTCCCGAGGGCGACCACGTCTTCCTCGACCTCACGCACCTGCCGCCGGAGCAGCTCGACGCGAAGCTCCCCGACATCACCGAGTTCGCGCGTACGTACCTGGGCATCGAGCCGTACACGGACCCGATCCCGATCCAGCCGACCGCGCACTACGCCATGGGCGGCATCCCGACGAACGTCAGGGGTGAGGTCCTCGCGGACAACACCACGGTCGTTCCCGGTCTGTACGCCGCCGGTGAGGTCGCCTGCGTCTCGGTGCACGGCGCGAACCGTCTGGGCACCAACTCGCTGCTCGACATCAACGTCTTCGGCAAGCGCGCCGGCATCGCCGCCGCCGAGTACTCGGCGGCGAACGACTACGTCGAGCTTCCCGAGGACCCGGCGTCGCTCGTCGTCGCGCAGGTCGAGCGCCTGCGCAGCAACACCGGGGCCGAGCGGGTGCACGACATCCGCCGGGAGCTCCAGGAGACGATGGACGCCAACGTGATGGTGTTCCGTACCGAGCAGACGATCAAGACGGCCGTCGCCAAGATCGGCGAGCTGCGCGAGCGTTACCTCAACGTCTCGATCCAGGACAAGGGCAAGCGGTTCAACACCGACCTGCTGGAGGCCATCGAGCTGGGCAACCTGCTCGACCTGGCCGAGGTCATGGCCGTCTCCGCCCTGGCGCGCAAGGAGTCCCGCGGCGGTCACTACCGCGAGGACTTCCCGAACCGCGACGACGTCAACTTCATGCGCCACACCATGGCGTACCGCGAGGTCGGCGACGACGGCACCGAGTCGATCCGTCTCGACTACAAGCCGGTCGTCCAGACCCGCTACCAGCCGATGGAGCGTAAGTACTGA
- a CDS encoding succinate dehydrogenase iron-sulfur subunit — MATPTLDKVDDAKPAAVPSPYITVTFRIRRFNPEISAEAEWQDFPIEIDPKERVLDGLHKIKWETDGTLTFRRSCAHGICGSDAMRINGKNRLACKTLIKDINPEKPITIEAIKGLTVLKDLVVDMDPFFQAYRDVMPFLITKGNEPTRERLQSAEDRERFDDTTKCILCAACTSSCPVFWNDGQYFGPAAIVNAHRFIFDSRDEGGEQRLEILNDKDGVWRCRTTFNCTDACPRGIEVTKAIQEVKRALITRRF; from the coding sequence ATGGCTACCCCGACTCTGGACAAGGTCGACGACGCGAAGCCCGCGGCCGTCCCCTCGCCGTACATCACGGTCACGTTCCGGATCCGCCGCTTCAACCCGGAGATCTCCGCCGAGGCCGAGTGGCAGGACTTCCCGATCGAGATCGACCCGAAGGAGCGTGTGCTCGACGGTCTCCACAAGATCAAGTGGGAGACCGACGGCACGCTGACCTTCCGCCGCTCGTGCGCGCACGGCATCTGCGGCTCCGACGCGATGCGGATCAACGGCAAGAACAGGCTCGCCTGCAAGACGCTGATCAAGGACATCAACCCGGAGAAGCCGATCACGATCGAGGCCATAAAGGGCCTCACGGTCCTCAAGGACCTCGTGGTCGACATGGACCCGTTCTTCCAGGCGTACCGCGACGTCATGCCCTTCCTCATCACGAAGGGCAACGAGCCGACGCGCGAGCGTCTCCAGTCCGCCGAGGACCGCGAGCGCTTCGACGACACCACCAAGTGCATCCTGTGCGCCGCGTGCACGTCCTCGTGCCCGGTGTTCTGGAACGACGGCCAGTACTTCGGCCCGGCGGCGATCGTCAACGCGCACCGCTTCATCTTCGACTCGCGTGACGAGGGCGGCGAGCAGCGCCTGGAGATCCTGAACGACAAGGACGGCGTGTGGCGTTGCCGTACGACGTTCAACTGCACGGACGCCTGCCCTCGCGGTATCGAGGTCACGAAGGCGATCCAGGAAGTGAAGCGCGCGCTGATCACGCGTCGCTTCTGA
- a CDS encoding pyridoxamine 5'-phosphate oxidase family protein: MSENTATETTTGTTKNDGPAPRVLTDQELSLLMSRQQFGVLASVRSTGHPHLSTVLYDWNAEERVLRVSSTADRLKVRQLRRDPHTSLHVSGPDVWSFAVAEGEAEIVDPADGAAPGEQPLPDRRVVILIRVSRLYGTALDIPSQD, from the coding sequence ATGAGCGAGAACACCGCCACCGAGACCACCACCGGCACCACGAAGAACGACGGCCCGGCCCCCCGGGTGCTCACCGACCAGGAGCTCTCCCTCCTGATGAGCCGGCAGCAGTTCGGCGTACTCGCGAGCGTCAGGAGCACCGGCCACCCGCACCTGTCGACCGTCCTCTACGACTGGAACGCCGAGGAGCGCGTCCTGCGGGTCTCCTCCACCGCCGACCGCCTCAAGGTCCGCCAGCTGCGCCGCGACCCGCACACCTCACTGCACGTCAGCGGCCCGGACGTCTGGTCGTTCGCCGTGGCGGAGGGCGAGGCGGAGATCGTCGACCCGGCCGACGGGGCGGCCCCCGGCGAGCAGCCGCTGCCCGACCGGCGCGTGGTGATCCTGATCCGGGTCTCCCGCCTGTACGGGACCGCCCTGGACATCCCCTCCCAGGACTGA
- a CDS encoding MFS transporter: MFAASDSAPPPASPAAPRSRRLALGVIATGTLMIILDGSIVTVAMPAIQNDLGFTPVGLSWVVNAYLIAFGSLLLLAGRLGDLIGRRRMFLAGTAVFTAASLLAGVATSPAVLVAARFLQGIGSAMASAVSLGILVTLFTEPRERARAIAVFSFTGAAGASIGQVLGGVLTDALNWHWIFFINLPIGLAVLAIAVRVLPGDRGLGLRAGADVLGAALVTAGLMLGIYTVVKVEEYGWTSVRTLGLGALAAVLLAAFLVRQATAKNPLMPLRIFRSRSVSGANLVQILMVAALFSFQILVALYLQKVLGYGAAETGLAMLPAAAVIGAVSLGVSARLNARFGERNVLLAGIVLLVGVLALLTRVPVQASYAVDLLPVMLLAAGFGLALPALTTLGMSGANEEDAGLASGLFNTTQQIGMALGVAVLSTLAASRTESLAADGRTAAEALTGGYHLAFGVGAGLLVTAFAVAFTMLRRPERQAAQEPERQADPEPAADAPAPAHAAAV, from the coding sequence ATGTTTGCCGCATCCGACTCCGCGCCGCCGCCCGCTTCTCCCGCCGCCCCGCGCTCGCGCCGGCTCGCCCTCGGGGTCATCGCCACCGGGACGCTGATGATCATCCTCGACGGCTCCATCGTGACCGTGGCGATGCCGGCCATCCAGAACGACCTGGGCTTCACCCCCGTCGGCCTCAGCTGGGTGGTCAACGCCTACCTCATCGCGTTCGGCAGCCTGCTCCTGCTGGCCGGGCGGCTCGGCGACCTGATCGGCCGCAGGCGCATGTTCCTGGCCGGCACCGCCGTCTTCACCGCCGCCTCGCTGCTGGCCGGAGTGGCGACCTCGCCCGCCGTACTGGTCGCCGCCCGCTTCCTCCAGGGCATCGGCAGCGCGATGGCCTCCGCCGTCAGCCTGGGCATCCTCGTGACGCTGTTCACCGAGCCCAGGGAGCGCGCCAGGGCCATCGCCGTCTTCAGCTTCACCGGGGCGGCGGGAGCGTCCATCGGCCAGGTCCTCGGCGGCGTACTCACCGACGCGCTGAACTGGCACTGGATCTTCTTCATCAACCTGCCGATCGGGCTCGCCGTCCTCGCGATCGCCGTGCGCGTCCTGCCCGGTGACCGCGGCCTCGGCCTGAGGGCGGGCGCGGACGTCCTCGGCGCCGCCCTGGTCACCGCCGGCCTGATGCTCGGCATCTACACCGTCGTCAAGGTCGAGGAGTACGGCTGGACCTCGGTGCGCACCCTCGGCCTCGGCGCCCTCGCCGCCGTACTGCTCGCCGCGTTCCTCGTCCGTCAGGCCACCGCGAAGAACCCGCTGATGCCGCTGCGGATCTTCCGCTCGCGCAGCGTCTCCGGCGCCAACCTGGTCCAGATCCTGATGGTCGCCGCGCTCTTCTCCTTCCAGATCCTGGTCGCCCTCTACCTCCAGAAGGTGCTCGGATACGGCGCCGCCGAGACCGGCCTCGCGATGCTCCCGGCAGCCGCCGTCATCGGTGCCGTCTCCCTGGGAGTCTCCGCCCGCCTGAACGCCCGCTTCGGTGAGCGCAACGTCCTGCTGGCGGGCATCGTGCTCCTCGTCGGCGTCCTCGCCCTCCTCACCCGCGTCCCCGTACAGGCCAGTTACGCCGTCGACCTCCTCCCGGTCATGCTGCTCGCCGCCGGCTTCGGTCTCGCGCTGCCGGCGCTGACCACACTCGGTATGTCCGGCGCGAACGAGGAGGACGCCGGTCTCGCGTCCGGCCTGTTCAACACGACCCAGCAGATCGGCATGGCCCTGGGCGTCGCCGTCCTGTCCACCCTGGCCGCCTCCCGGACCGAGAGCCTCGCGGCGGACGGCCGGACTGCGGCCGAGGCCCTGACCGGCGGCTACCACCTCGCCTTCGGGGTCGGCGCCGGGCTCCTGGTCACCGCCTTCGCGGTCGCCTTCACGATGTTGCGCCGCCCCGAGCGGCAGGCCGCGCAGGAGCCCGAGCGGCAGGCCGACCCGGAGCCGGCCGCCGACGCGCCCGCTCCCGCCCACGCCGCGGCCGTCTGA
- a CDS encoding MarR family winged helix-turn-helix transcriptional regulator, with translation MTAMTPARTEPDLSFLLDHTSHVLRSKMSAALAEIGLTARMHCVLVHALEGERTQIQLAEIGDMDKTTMVVTVDGLEKAGLAERRPSSTDRRARIIAVTDEGARVAGKSQEIVDRVHRDALATLPEADRGALLRALNRLVDDGLARPVEAPRTARRARQSR, from the coding sequence ATGACCGCCATGACGCCCGCGCGCACCGAACCGGACCTGTCGTTCCTCCTCGACCACACCAGCCACGTCCTGCGGAGCAAGATGTCCGCCGCCCTGGCGGAGATCGGCCTCACCGCCCGCATGCACTGTGTGCTCGTCCACGCCCTGGAGGGGGAGCGCACCCAGATCCAGCTCGCCGAGATCGGCGACATGGACAAGACCACGATGGTGGTGACGGTGGACGGCCTGGAGAAGGCGGGCCTGGCCGAGCGCCGCCCCTCCAGTACGGACCGGCGGGCCCGGATCATCGCCGTCACCGACGAGGGTGCCCGCGTCGCCGGGAAGAGTCAGGAGATCGTCGACCGCGTGCATCGCGACGCCCTGGCCACACTCCCCGAGGCGGACAGGGGAGCCCTCCTGCGCGCCCTGAACCGCCTGGTCGACGACGGTCTGGCGAGGCCCGTCGAGGCCCCGCGCACCGCCCGCCGGGCGCGCCAGTCCAGGTAG
- a CDS encoding thiol-disulfide oxidoreductase DCC family protein, which yields MSRLTVSGLTILYDAQCPLCVHLHNWLLRQRRLVPLDLVPAGSVEARRRFPVLDHDRTLREITVIGDKGQVYGGLAAWVVCLWALADHRAKAHWLATPAGAPFVRVTMLAAAKYRDARMAGAGTGATAGAGVPVPCDDRCAVSG from the coding sequence ATGAGCCGACTGACCGTCAGCGGGCTGACGATCCTGTACGACGCCCAGTGCCCCCTCTGCGTCCACCTGCACAACTGGCTGCTGCGCCAGCGCCGGCTCGTGCCGCTGGACCTGGTGCCGGCGGGGTCGGTCGAAGCGCGGCGCAGGTTCCCCGTTCTCGACCACGACCGCACCCTGCGCGAAATCACCGTCATCGGCGACAAGGGCCAGGTCTACGGCGGCCTCGCCGCCTGGGTGGTCTGCCTCTGGGCGCTGGCCGACCACCGCGCCAAGGCCCACTGGCTCGCCACCCCGGCCGGCGCCCCCTTCGTACGGGTGACGATGCTCGCGGCGGCCAAGTACCGCGACGCGAGGATGGCCGGGGCGGGCACGGGTGCGACGGCCGGAGCAGGCGTCCCGGTGCCCTGCGACGACCGGTGCGCGGTATCCGGTTAG
- a CDS encoding TetR/AcrR family transcriptional regulator, protein MTEDKAPKSEQTRTLILETALQLFQDRGYDKTTMRAIAKEAGVSTGNAYYYFGSKEHLVQGFYDRIAAEHQAAVRPVLDKETDLEARLAGVLKAWLDIAAPYHEFAAQFFKNAADPESPLSPFSPESEHAREAAIAVHREVLAGSKAKVAEELRDILPELMWLSQMGLVLYWVFDRSEDRERSYRLAERGARLTTRGVALARFRVLRPLVREVHELFTDFLPGMAQAAAARKTA, encoded by the coding sequence GTGACTGAAGACAAGGCCCCCAAGAGCGAGCAGACCCGCACGCTCATCCTCGAAACCGCCCTCCAGCTCTTCCAGGACCGCGGTTACGACAAGACGACCATGCGGGCGATCGCCAAGGAGGCGGGAGTCTCCACAGGGAACGCGTACTACTACTTCGGCTCCAAGGAACACCTGGTCCAGGGCTTCTACGACCGGATCGCCGCCGAACACCAGGCGGCGGTCCGCCCCGTACTGGACAAGGAGACCGACCTGGAGGCGCGGCTGGCCGGGGTGCTGAAGGCGTGGCTGGACATCGCCGCGCCGTACCACGAGTTCGCCGCCCAGTTCTTCAAGAACGCGGCCGACCCGGAGAGCCCGCTGAGCCCCTTCTCCCCGGAGTCGGAGCACGCCCGCGAGGCGGCCATCGCCGTACACCGGGAGGTGCTCGCGGGCTCCAAGGCCAAGGTCGCCGAGGAACTGCGGGACATCCTCCCCGAGTTGATGTGGCTCTCCCAGATGGGACTCGTCCTGTACTGGGTCTTCGACCGGTCCGAGGACCGGGAGCGCAGCTACCGCCTCGCCGAACGCGGCGCCCGCCTCACCACGCGCGGGGTCGCGCTCGCCCGCTTCCGGGTGCTGCGTCCGCTCGTACGCGAAGTGCACGAGCTGTTCACGGACTTCCTGCCGGGGATGGCCCAGGCGGCGGCAGCGCGCAAGACGGCCTGA